One window of the Populus nigra chromosome 4, ddPopNigr1.1, whole genome shotgun sequence genome contains the following:
- the LOC133691632 gene encoding uncharacterized protein LOC133691632 isoform X3 yields the protein MDGLMSKLRNFDAYPKINEDFYSRTLSGGVITLASSIVMFLLFFSELRLYLHAVTETKLVVDTSRGETLRINFDVTFPALPCSILSLDAMDISGEQHLDLKHDIIKKRLDSHGNVIESRQDGIGAPKIEKPLQRHGGRLEHNETYCGLCYGAETSDEDCCNSCEEVREAYQKKGWAVTNPDLMDQCKREGFLQRIKDEEGEGCNIYGFLEVNKVAGNSHFAPGKSFQQSGVHVHDLLAFQKDSFNTSHKINRLAFGEYFPGVVNPLDGVQWTQETPSGMYRHFIFQVVPTVYTDVSGHTIQSNQFSVTEHFRGADIGRLQSLPGVFFFYDLSPIKVTFTEEHVSFLHFLTNVCAIVGGVFTVSGILDSFIYHGQKAIKKKMEIGKFS from the exons ATGGACGGGTTGATGAGCAAGCTAAGGAATTTTGATGCATATCCAAAAATCAACGAGGATTTCTACAGCCGTACACTTTCCGGTGGCGTCATCACCCTCGCTTCCTCTATTGTTATgtttctcctcttcttctccgAGCTCC gaTTATATCTTCATGCGGTAACCGAAACGAAACTAGTAGTGGATACTTCAAGAGGAGAAACTCTACGTATCAAT TTTGATGTCACTTTCCCTGCTCTTCCGTGTTCTATACTTAGCCTCGATGCAATGGATATTAGTGGAGAGCAACATCTTGATTTA AAACATGAtataatcaagaaaagactagATTCTCACGGGAATGTAATAGAATCACGGCAAGATGGAATCGGTGCCCCTAAG ATTGAAAAACCCTTGCAGAGGCATGGTGGCAGGCTTGAGCACAATGAGACATACTGTGGTTTGTGTTATGGTGCAGAAACA TCAGATGAAGATTGTTGTAATTCTTGTGAGGAAGTTCGCGAAGCATATCAAAAGAAAGGTTGGGCAGTGACAAATCCGGATTTAATGGACCAG TGCAAAAGAGAGGGATTTCTCCAAAGGATTAAAGATGAAGAAGGTGAGGGATGCAACATTTATGGGTTCTTGGAAGTTAATAAGGTGGCTGGAAATTCTCATTTTGCACCTGGGAAGAGTTTTCAGCAATCTGGTGTTCATGTACATGATCTGCTGGCATTTCAGAAGGATAGTTTTAAT ACAAGTCACAAAATTAATAGGCTGGCTTTTGGAGAATATTTTCCTGGTGTTGTTAATCCTCTTGATGG TGTGCAATGGACACAAGAAACACCAAGCGGGATGTAC AGGCACTTTATTTTTCAGGTAGTACCTACTGTATACACAGATGTGAGTGGACACACTATCCAGTCAAATCAG ttttctgtAACTGAACATTTTAGGGGGGCAGACATAGGTCGCCTTCAGTCCCTTCCAGgagttttcttcttttatgaCCTCTCTCCTATTAAG GTGACTTTCACAGAGGAACACGTTTCTTTCTTACACTTCCTCACAAATGTGTGCGCCATAGTTGGAG GTGTTTTCACTGTTTCTGGCATACTGGATTCATTTATATATCATGGTCAAAAGGCAATCAAGAAGAAGATGGAAATCGGTAAATTTAGTTGA
- the LOC133691632 gene encoding uncharacterized protein LOC133691632 isoform X2 has translation MDGLMSKLRNFDAYPKINEDFYSRTLSGGVITLASSIVMFLLFFSELRLYLHAVTETKLVVDTSRGETLRINKHDIIKKRLDSHGNVIESRQDGIGAPKIEKPLQRHGGRLEHNETYCGLCYGAETSDEDCCNSCEEVREAYQKKGWAVTNPDLMDQCKREGFLQRIKDEEGEGCNIYGFLEVNKVAGNSHFAPGKSFQQSGVHVHDLLAFQKDSFNTSHKINRLAFGEYFPGVVNPLDGVQWTQETPSGMYIFHQGSTYCIHRCEWTHYPVKSGDFHRGTRFFLTLPHKCVRHSWRCFHCFWHTGFIYISWSKGNQEEDGNR, from the exons ATGGACGGGTTGATGAGCAAGCTAAGGAATTTTGATGCATATCCAAAAATCAACGAGGATTTCTACAGCCGTACACTTTCCGGTGGCGTCATCACCCTCGCTTCCTCTATTGTTATgtttctcctcttcttctccgAGCTCC gaTTATATCTTCATGCGGTAACCGAAACGAAACTAGTAGTGGATACTTCAAGAGGAGAAACTCTACGTATCAAT AAACATGAtataatcaagaaaagactagATTCTCACGGGAATGTAATAGAATCACGGCAAGATGGAATCGGTGCCCCTAAG ATTGAAAAACCCTTGCAGAGGCATGGTGGCAGGCTTGAGCACAATGAGACATACTGTGGTTTGTGTTATGGTGCAGAAACA TCAGATGAAGATTGTTGTAATTCTTGTGAGGAAGTTCGCGAAGCATATCAAAAGAAAGGTTGGGCAGTGACAAATCCGGATTTAATGGACCAG TGCAAAAGAGAGGGATTTCTCCAAAGGATTAAAGATGAAGAAGGTGAGGGATGCAACATTTATGGGTTCTTGGAAGTTAATAAGGTGGCTGGAAATTCTCATTTTGCACCTGGGAAGAGTTTTCAGCAATCTGGTGTTCATGTACATGATCTGCTGGCATTTCAGAAGGATAGTTTTAAT ACAAGTCACAAAATTAATAGGCTGGCTTTTGGAGAATATTTTCCTGGTGTTGTTAATCCTCTTGATGG TGTGCAATGGACACAAGAAACACCAAGCGGGATGTACATATTTCATCAAG GTAGTACCTACTGTATACACAGATGTGAGTGGACACACTATCCAGTCAAATCAG GTGACTTTCACAGAGGAACACGTTTCTTTCTTACACTTCCTCACAAATGTGTGCGCCATAGTTGGAG GTGTTTTCACTGTTTCTGGCATACTGGATTCATTTATATATCATGGTCAAAAGGCAATCAAGAAGAAGATGGAAATCGGTAA
- the LOC133691632 gene encoding uncharacterized protein LOC133691632 isoform X1, which yields MDGLMSKLRNFDAYPKINEDFYSRTLSGGVITLASSIVMFLLFFSELRLYLHAVTETKLVVDTSRGETLRINFDVTFPALPCSILSLDAMDISGEQHLDLKHDIIKKRLDSHGNVIESRQDGIGAPKIEKPLQRHGGRLEHNETYCGLCYGAETSDEDCCNSCEEVREAYQKKGWAVTNPDLMDQCKREGFLQRIKDEEGEGCNIYGFLEVNKVAGNSHFAPGKSFQQSGVHVHDLLAFQKDSFNTSHKINRLAFGEYFPGVVNPLDGVQWTQETPSGMYIFHQGSTYCIHRCEWTHYPVKSGDFHRGTRFFLTLPHKCVRHSWRCFHCFWHTGFIYISWSKGNQEEDGNR from the exons ATGGACGGGTTGATGAGCAAGCTAAGGAATTTTGATGCATATCCAAAAATCAACGAGGATTTCTACAGCCGTACACTTTCCGGTGGCGTCATCACCCTCGCTTCCTCTATTGTTATgtttctcctcttcttctccgAGCTCC gaTTATATCTTCATGCGGTAACCGAAACGAAACTAGTAGTGGATACTTCAAGAGGAGAAACTCTACGTATCAAT TTTGATGTCACTTTCCCTGCTCTTCCGTGTTCTATACTTAGCCTCGATGCAATGGATATTAGTGGAGAGCAACATCTTGATTTA AAACATGAtataatcaagaaaagactagATTCTCACGGGAATGTAATAGAATCACGGCAAGATGGAATCGGTGCCCCTAAG ATTGAAAAACCCTTGCAGAGGCATGGTGGCAGGCTTGAGCACAATGAGACATACTGTGGTTTGTGTTATGGTGCAGAAACA TCAGATGAAGATTGTTGTAATTCTTGTGAGGAAGTTCGCGAAGCATATCAAAAGAAAGGTTGGGCAGTGACAAATCCGGATTTAATGGACCAG TGCAAAAGAGAGGGATTTCTCCAAAGGATTAAAGATGAAGAAGGTGAGGGATGCAACATTTATGGGTTCTTGGAAGTTAATAAGGTGGCTGGAAATTCTCATTTTGCACCTGGGAAGAGTTTTCAGCAATCTGGTGTTCATGTACATGATCTGCTGGCATTTCAGAAGGATAGTTTTAAT ACAAGTCACAAAATTAATAGGCTGGCTTTTGGAGAATATTTTCCTGGTGTTGTTAATCCTCTTGATGG TGTGCAATGGACACAAGAAACACCAAGCGGGATGTACATATTTCATCAAG GTAGTACCTACTGTATACACAGATGTGAGTGGACACACTATCCAGTCAAATCAG GTGACTTTCACAGAGGAACACGTTTCTTTCTTACACTTCCTCACAAATGTGTGCGCCATAGTTGGAG GTGTTTTCACTGTTTCTGGCATACTGGATTCATTTATATATCATGGTCAAAAGGCAATCAAGAAGAAGATGGAAATCGGTAA